One Argentina anserina chromosome 6, drPotAnse1.1, whole genome shotgun sequence genomic window, GTATGGAATTCTATTCGGATTTATGCTGTGCAGTACTGGAAGGTGAGCCAATTGGTGATCGCTTATCTCATGGGTTGCCCAAGGACTGTGGTGGTACAGTCATTGTCACTAGTAGGATAACCGAAGTGGCTCAACATATGGTTGGCTTGGGCCAAAAAAATTTGTATCTTGTTACACCTTGGGATAAAGGGCAGTGCCTGTTATACTTTGACAGTTTTGTCTTCCGTGAAAGATTACGGTGTCATGAAGAAAAAAGTTTTAGCATGTCTAATACAGAAACTGTGAGAAAGATCCATAATGAAATCTTGGATCAAGTTTGTGGTCTACCATTGATGGCCAAGACTCTCGCATACTTAGTCTTTCAAAACCAGATTAATCAGAATGATCATAGTAGGTAAAATAGTCTTGCTCATCAGTTatactctttttctttttgtctgATTGATCTATAGtttaaaaattatttgtaAGGATCAGTGACTTTGATCTGTTCCATGACTTCCATCCAACAGCTAATATGTATCATGATCTACTTTTCTATGGCTTGCCAATTGTCATGATGTCCTGTATTGGACTGTTACAACATtgttttttattataaattgTGATCATTGTTGAACCCCCAGAGTTtatatttgcatgcaatcagaATTGAGAGGATTTAAGATGGGttattttccaaattttgTAGGCCTGACCTGAAGAAGATGTTGATACCTCGTGAATTTCTTATTGATTGTTCATGGGAACATGTTCCAATCAATGAGAGAAATTTTGTATGGGCTCATCAGAAGGATATACCAAAATGCCCAGTCTTTGTGTTTGTCGATTTCAGAAGTGACCTTATAGGAGCTCTAGCTGAAGACTTTCGCAACCAGCTAAATCGTGTGCAGGTATGTGCTTTCTTAGTAACCCACTCCTTCAAAAGTCATTTCAACTATATGATTATAAGTACAATAAATTGTAAGGATTTAATCCTTCAACTGTATTATTGCAAGTCTTTTTGTGAAGTTTTTTCATATTAAAATTAATCTTTTAGGTTCTATCTGTGTTGCATGAGAGTTTCTTTACGCGAAGATGTTCGCCAATGAAACCAGATAGGGCACTAGAGGAGTTCTATGGTTCTCTAGCAAAGCTTAAGGGTGAAGGACATGATTTTGCtgatgaaattcaaaagaaaatgacatTTATAGTGAGCACAATTCCTAacttgccttttttttttatgatactcattgattttatttttgggtACAGTGGTTAATTTTCAACCTGTATTGCTATCAGATTGTTGGTGAAGATGTTTTTGTTAACTGGTTTTTAGGAGTTTTATGCGATCTAAATTTGCCAGACTCACCCTCCATTGTTCCGATTGCACTTGGAATCAAAAGTAACATTCCATTTTCATTTGGATGGGTAGGAAATTTACTACTAGTCTTCGTATGATCAACTTTTTATCAAAAATTCTACTTTAAATTTGACATGATTCCCAAAAACACTGTTCTGTATTCTAATTTCCAGGAGTTTGATGCAATGACACCAGTGAACAATGTCTTGGAGACGGTACTAAATCATACAAAACAGATCAAGATAGATAGGTACTTGAGAAACTTTACTCTTCTCTATTGAGGATTTGGCATGTgaaggaatttaattgttGTTATGTTCATGTATTGGATTTCAGCTGGCATATCTTCATAAAGATGGAAGCCACCATTCCTACAGATTATCAAGAACTACCATATTGTTTGAATTTATGGCATCCAGTGCACATACCAAATATGGAAAAtgtggtaaaaaaaaactcagttctttgtttttaattttcatttcaatCCTTAAGAATTACTTCAAGATTTCCCTCTAATTGATTTACTGATTATcagttatattttcatgaaTGAGACATGGTTTTTTATTTGCATGTTTTGTTTCTCAGGATAACCAGCCATTAATCTGCGGAGAATTTTGGAATTACTTCAGCTTTGGTAAGGAAttcctccccccccccccccccatccCACTTTTCTCCTGGACTGAGAATAGTGTTGATAGATGCAAATCAACACACATTTGGTCAACGATTTTTACATGGTGTTGGTTGTTATTGCTTTTACATCAAAATCTTTCACCCAGTTTAACTATTGCTTCGAATTTCCTGTTAccaattttttgttgttgcaaTGCACATATATGATTTCTGTAACCATATTAAGCGTACAGTGGGCAAAGGATGGTTGTGTTACTTGTGTTTCAGATTACAACAAGAGATCAAAGCTACACTAAAGATATGAGATTTCTTGATATGCTGGAAACCGCATCTAGTATATATGGATGTGCTATTGTGCTTGCGTTGGCAGAACTAAAGGAATTTCAACGTGTATGTAGGTGTTGATGATCCAAGATTGTATGGAGCTTTGCGCTTTCGCCACATTTCTAGATCgatgttatatatatagctgATACTTATTGAGTTTTATGCTTGACATGTTCTCGATCTGCTATCGATTGTCCTTTCTTTTCCCTGTAACAATGTAATATACTAATATGCGCGCGTGTGTGTTTATGACAGGACCTTAAACAGATTACTTGCCAAAGTAGAGGTTTTGAAACATCATGGGGATCAGTGGAAAACACTTAGCATTCCTAATAGGTAAATGTCAAACTTACATCACCTTGTTTATTGATATTGTTTGCTTTAACAGTTATGGAACTTAAATATGATAATTGCATCTTCTATTATGGTTGTCAAATGATCAAATATAGTTGAGGAGTTAGATCATACTTTCTCACTACCGTATTCTAAGCCATTGAATAAGTTTAAGATTTACAATTAGATGTTAAGCGTTTCATACAGACTATGTTGAATTGTTGATTGCTTGGCACTTTGGCAGTCACATCCAAACTCATAGTCTTCGAGACTTTAATTCATCCATCATTCTGAAGTTATTTCTTTGATGTACAGCATCAGGTCAATTGTTTGTCTCAACTTGCCTAGCTTTGCTGGTGGACTAAATCCGTGGACAAAAGCAAATGTGAAGAAAGATCAAAGTGCGagtgttttttaattttgattttttttatttatggcAAAGTTGTTTCTGTCATTGGCAATTGCAATCAGATACATTTGCAGAATATGTTACTACTCTCACTCATTAATTCCATTAACCTTGTCCATGATATTGAATTGCAGATAAACTTGACCCCATCTTTTATAGATGATGGACGGCTTGAAATTATTGGTTCCAGAGATGATATGCTTTGTCCGAAGAAAAGGTGGATTCGCCTTGATCAGGTCATACACAATATCTTAGAATTTGACATCAGTTTGATGTGTATCACTGTGTGCTTCTTAGTTAAACGTTATGTTTTACATGCCTTCATTGTATATATGGTAGTAGTTAACATAACTGTTAGTATTTGTGTTCGCTAGGTGCGAGAAATTCGCTTCAAGTTTATAGAGGACTCAGCTGAGGTTATAAACATGATGATCGATGGTGTACCATTGAAAAAATCCCCACTTGATGGGTTAGATGCAATTGAAATCTCTTACCATCGTCAAGTCAACATTCTTGTGGAACAAGGTTACTCAGCAAAAAGTATCCATGACTCATAGCCAGCAATCCTGCGACTGATGATGCATGGAGAACGACCCGAAGAGGTTGGTGTAGAGTGTACTTCCACAATTCCGGTCATCAATTGAGACAGAGGCTCTTGCTGAATTAGAGATTGAGCTGCTTGCTGGCTATTTTGAGAAATGAGTGTTGGATGATGATCGCTTCAGAGATGTCAGAACCATATAAACCGACCTGAGcctcaccaaaacaacatgcCTAGGCGTTACCCTATTTGGAATAAGACGCATATTGTGAAACTAAAACTTCGATGCATGCATATAAAGTGTAGATATGTCATATGTCGTATGTAGTTGTTGATCACTTGATTTCCTTTTGATAAACTAACAATGGGGACAGAGACTTCAAGGATGATATCGGGTTCACCGGTTGATCATTATTATATCTAGTAATCTATCAACGGCCGGCACTGGATCCCCTAAGCCCTTACCCTCCGAAAAGAATATACTAAAAGCGCGGTCCAGGCCCAATTTTAACAAGGCCCAATATTAATATTGTTGAACCGTGAAGAACACTCTTAAGATGAACAGAGCTGGTGCCATGGAGGTTCCTTCCCAGCAATGTGTTGGCGATATTAAGATAAGTTTTTTTACCTACTGATTTATCTTTCCTCACCTCTTTTGTTTatgattaaaataattttatgcaCTTGATAGACTGTGATCTGCAAGTGATCATATTTACTAGTGTGTAAAGGTTTTGTTGTCTGGGATGTTTTCATTGAGGAACTATACACGTGCCATCAGTTTCTTATGTACTGAAGCTGGAGTCTTTGTTAAATTAACAACGGGAGTAACAATGATCCTtgtcaaaaaaattattattatttatttctttataGTCCAAATTGGACTATTGGAGTGAGATGGGCAGTTCAAAGTTCAAAGATTGGTAGGTGGGATCAATGATTAATAGGTGGGTAGTCAACTCTCTAATTTAGACTAGTTGATAGAGAAGTCTACTTTCAATCAATGGAGGGTGGTCATCTAATTGAGTTCTTATCTGGAATAACTGTGCAAACTATGTCAAAGGAGACCCACTTGGGTTAACAAGACTGGAGTGAtgtgttgactctcttaaagGAAGATCAAGGTATGGCGGCGGCTGGTGTTGCTGAGTTTCTGTGGAAAAAGTTTTTGAGGTCTCTTGATGATGCAGAGTCTGAATTGTCAGGTTCTGTGAGTCTCTTTTCTAACTTTGTAGCAATCAAACATATCTTAGTAAACACGCAGAAAGTTCCATTTTTTTTAGAGAATTCGGTGCCATGGAATGTGTCATGGGAAATGAATACGTATATTCGGGTGAACACCTACCTCACCGAGCTCAACTATGCACTGGCAGAGTGCCGGGTCTTCACAACCGAGAGTAATGAGCTTGACAATAAGATTTTGGTTATCAGTCCTTCCTTGATTTATTTCATCCTAAAGATGAAGAAGCGGCTGGCCACACTCAAAAAGAAGTTTGTAACTTTGGTTTCTAACTCAAGGGAGCAGAAAGAGAGGAACAATGTTGTCAAAGGCTTGGGACTACCTACTGAGACTATAGTAGCGATGAAGAAGAATTCAGAAGAAATTGTTGTACTTTCCGATGCGATTCAGGCTAGTTTTGACAAGGTTGAGAGCTTACTTGTTGGTGGTGCAGATGACATTGGATTTACTGCAGTTGGGATAGTCGGCATGGCTGGCGTTGGTAAGTCCAATTTCGTACGAAAGATGTTTGAAAATGTAAGTGTGAACTCTGTGTATTCTCCTATCGTTTGGCTATGTCTGTCTGAGTTAATGCCAGAAATTCAAGTAGAAGATATTGTTTACGCGGATGAGTCGTTCAATATTAGCATTGTGACATATCTTCTTAAAAAGTTGGGTGATGAGGTTGTAAAGACAGGTATTTCTGGCATTGGACTTAATGTGCTGTTGGAAAGGCTCAAGCATCTTCTATTGGGGAAAAGGTATTTGATTGTGTTGGACGACGTGAGGCACATCAACAATTTTTTTGCGGATTTAGGTAATGATACATTCCCAGAGCTGGTAGGACATAAAAATTGGGATCGCTTATCACATGGATTGCCTAAGGATACTGGCGGTGCAGTCATTGTCATTAGTAGAACAACAGAAGTTGCTCAAGATATGGTTGGCCTGCGCCaacatagtatgaataagcaGCTGACCACACTGAAAAGGAAGTCTGTCATGTCTTTGGTGAAACAGCAAGACCACAAACCACCTCACATCCCATCAGTTTCTGCCGTGACAGAGAATGTTGCTGTAAAGAAGAACTGTAATGAACTTATGGTACTTCCTGAAGCAAGCACATGGAAGATTGATGAATTACTTCTCAGAGAAGGGGCTGGAGATGGATTCACAGCAATTGGGATAGTCGGCATGGGTGGCATGGCTAAGTCCAGGATGGTGCTGGATGTTttgaatttttacagggtGTGGAGTGAGTTTTCTCCTATAGTATGGCTATGTCTGTCAGATATATTCCCAGAAAATCAAGTTGTACTAGATAGCACTGGAGTCAGCATGAGCATTGTGACATGTATTCTTGATAAGTTGGGTGAGGAGGTGGCTAGTTTCTCTGGCCTTGGACTCAGTTTGCTCTTGGAACGACTCAACTATCTTTTGCAAGGCAAAAGGTATTTGATTGTGTTGGATGATGTCTGGCATACCATGGAGTGTTATTCTGATTTAGGTTATAAGCTTCCAGAAGGCGAGAAGTTTGGGGAACGCTTATCTCACGGATTACCCAAGGACTGTGGTGGTGCAATTATTGTCATAAGTAGGATAACAGAAGTGGCTCAAGATATGGTTGGGAAATATAATGTGTTTCTTGCGAAGCCTTGGGACAGAGGATGGTGCTGGGTGCAATTTAGGTACTTTATTGCGACCATAGCAGCACGATGTGGTGAAGAAAAACGTTTCAGCATGTCGAATTGGGAAACTGTGGGTAAGATTGAGACCGAAATTCTTGATCAAATTAGTGGTCTACCATCAATTGCTGAGTCACTTGCAGAGTTGATCGTCCAGAAACGGATTAGTGATACTGATGATCATGGGTACCTGATTTTCTTTCCACCCatctttttatctttttgtCGTTTAAGATTATAAATGCACATGTTTGGGAGTTTCTTTGTATTCATCTACCAATACGAAAAATCATATTAATCTTACAACATATCTACCATGTTTTAACTTTCTTGATTTTCCAGTGACTTACATATCATCCCCAATTTCTTGAATTCTTTCCATATATCTCTACTTGAGTCttgtgtgcgtgtgtgtgtgtacgTGTATACCAGGGTTGCTGTCTCGGGCAGAGCTGGGTTTGATTTACTTTTCTAATCTAGAAAAATGCTGATTGATCTTTGAATGCTCAATGAACTAGAATAGGAAACCTAAGGGCTATGCCTCAAAAAATTAGTTTGCAGGGTACATCATTACCCTATCAGGAATATTTTAGATAAAGGCCTATGGTCAAGCTATATGCAACTTCAGAGTCTTTGAATTtccttttctgttttggtcCTCATTTGGCTCTTGAtcattatgtttttgtttgagaGGTGTACGCTGTCATGTCCCTCTCTATCTAAAGACttctgtaaaaaaaaaaaaaaattagcctGTTCAGGTCTTACCAATAGAATGAAAACACTGACTAATTTATGAATCACATTGGATTTTGGATACCACTAATGATATTTAGTATATAACATGCAATGATAAAACTCCTAATGGAAATGTAGGTCTGGCCTGAAGGAGATGTTGATACCCCGCGAGTTTCTTGTTCACCGTTCATTCATATATGTCCCAGTCAATGAAAGGAATGTAAAATGGGTTGAGGATAAGAGTGATATACCAAAATGCCCAGTGTTTGTATTTGTTGATCTAAAAATGGAACACTATGCAGTTAGACTTCTGGAAGAATTTCGCTATCAGCTTAATCAAGAGCAGGTTGTTTCCTGAGATGCACTTTCAACTCTATTTGTTATCGGGTGAAAGCTTGTGATCTTTATACTTGTAATCATGCATGCCTTTTGACTTTGGTTAAAATTGCAATTTACTTCTAAGGTTATTGCTGTTCTGGACAAGAATTTCGTTAATAGGCAAAAGACAAGGACAGAGGAACCAGAGAATGCGCTAAAGGAGTTTTATGGTATACTTAAAAAGCTAAAGAGTGAAGGACATGAATTTTCTGGAGAAATAGAAAAGAAGATGACAATTATAGTGAGTCACCAATGCCCCACATAGctttatattattttctatataaattttttttaaatctaaaaatattttttacttCTCAGATTGTTGGTGGGGATGTTTTTGTGAACTGGTTCTTGGGAGTTATCTGTGATCTAAAATTGCCAGCCTCACCCTGCATTGTTCCTGTAGCACTGGGATTCAAAGCTGACATTGCAAGTTCATTGGGATGGGTAAAGATTTGTTATTAATATATACCAAGTTGTCGAAGCATCAGCAGTTGATATGATTTCCCAGTTTACCCCATATATGTGATTTGCTAAGCAGGAGTTTGATGCTGATAAAGTACCAGTGAACAAGATTTTGGCGACGGTACTAAATAGAGCAAAACAGATGAAAACAGATAGGTACTGGaacttataattttattttacggTATAACCAGTTGGCATTAATTTGCAAGAATTAATTCTTGTCGTTTATAATTTTaatagtttaatttttttatgtatTTGATTTCAGCTGGCATATCCTCATGAAGATGAAAACCACCGCTCATCAAGAAATACCATATTGTTTGCATTTATCTCATCAAGTTCATGAAACAGATATGAAAAAGGTGGTACTAAGTGCTCAGTTCTATCCTTATGAGCATTACTTTGATACCTTTCTTTCCTTGCTTTGCAATGACATTATCTTCAATTAATCAGTGA contains:
- the LOC126798280 gene encoding diacylglycerol kinase 1-like isoform X1, with the translated sequence MLGIFIAIQDLSLAELLGRLNNLLSGKRYLIVLDDAWDSMEFYSDLCCAVLEGEPIGDRLSHGLPKDCGGTVIVTSRITEVAQHMVGLGQKNLYLVTPWDKGQCLLYFDSFVFRERLRCHEEKSFSMSNTETVRKIHNEILDQVCGLPLMAKTLAYLVFQNQINQNDHSRPDLKKMLIPREFLIDCSWEHVPINERNFVWAHQKDIPKCPVFVFVDFRSDLIGALAEDFRNQLNRVQVLSVLHESFFTRRCSPMKPDRALEEFYGSLAKLKGEGHDFADEIQKKMTFIIVGEDVFVNWFLGVLCDLNLPDSPSIVPIALGIKSNIPFSFGWEFDAMTPVNNVLETVLNHTKQIKIDSWHIFIKMEATIPTDYQELPYCLNLWHPVHIPNMENVDNQPLICGEFWNYFSFGVDDPRLYGALRFRHISRTLNRLLAKVEVLKHHGDQWKTLSIPNSIRSIVCLNLPSFAGGLNPWTKANVKKDQSINLTPSFIDDGRLEIIGSRDDMLCPKKRWIRLDQVREIRFKFIEDSAEVINMMIDGVPLKKSPLDGLDAIEISYHRQVNILVEQGYSAKSIHDS
- the LOC126798280 gene encoding diacylglycerol kinase 1-like isoform X2 is translated as MLIPREFLIDCSWEHVPINERNFVWAHQKDIPKCPVFVFVDFRSDLIGALAEDFRNQLNRVQVLSVLHESFFTRRCSPMKPDRALEEFYGSLAKLKGEGHDFADEIQKKMTFIIVGEDVFVNWFLGVLCDLNLPDSPSIVPIALGIKSNIPFSFGWEFDAMTPVNNVLETVLNHTKQIKIDSWHIFIKMEATIPTDYQELPYCLNLWHPVHIPNMENVDNQPLICGEFWNYFSFGVDDPRLYGALRFRHISRTLNRLLAKVEVLKHHGDQWKTLSIPNSIRSIVCLNLPSFAGGLNPWTKANVKKDQSINLTPSFIDDGRLEIIGSRDDMLCPKKRWIRLDQVREIRFKFIEDSAEVINMMIDGVPLKKSPLDGLDAIEISYHRQVNILVEQGYSAKSIHDS
- the LOC126798172 gene encoding uncharacterized protein LOC126798172 gives rise to the protein MAAAGVAEFLWKKFLRSLDDAESELSGSVSLFSNFVAIKHILVNTQKVPFFLENSVPWNVSWEMNTYIRVNTYLTELNYALAECRVFTTESNELDNKILVISPSLIYFILKMKKRLATLKKKFVTLVSNSREQKERNNVVKGLGLPTETIVAMKKNSEEIVVLSDAIQASFDKVESLLVGGADDIGFTAVGIVGMAGVGKSNFVRKMFENVSVNSVYSPIVWLCLSELMPEIQVEDIVYADESFNISIVTYLLKKLGDEVVKTGISGIGLNVLLERLKHLLLGKRYLIVLDDVRHINNFFADLGNDTFPELVGHKNWDRLSHGLPKDTGGAVIVISRTTEVAQDMVGLRQHSMNKQLTTLKRKSVMSLVKQQDHKPPHIPSVSAVTENVAVKKNCNELMVLPEASTWKIDELLLREGAGDGFTAIGIVGMGGMAKSRMVLDVLNFYRVWSEFSPIVWLCLSDIFPENQVVLDSTGVSMSIVTCILDKLGEEVASFSGLGLSLLLERLNYLLQGKRYLIVLDDVWHTMECYSDLGYKLPEGEKFGERLSHGLPKDCGGAIIVISRITEVAQDMVGKYNVFLAKPWDRGWCWVQFRYFIATIAARCGEEKRFSMSNWETVGKIETEILDQISGLPSIAESLAELIVQKRISDTDDHGSGLKEMLIPREFLVHRSFIYVPVNERNVKWVEDKSDIPKCPVFVFVDLKMEHYAVRLLEEFRYQLNQEQVIAVLDKNFVNRQKTRTEEPENALKEFYGILKKLKSEGHEFSGEIEKKMTIIIVGGDVFVNWFLGVICDLKLPASPCIVPVALGFKADIASSLGWEFDADKVPVNKILATVLNRAKQMKTDSWHILMKMKTTAHQEIPYCLHLSHQVHETDMKKDDPTLIFGGFWNYFSLGVDDPRLYGASRFRHTSRTLRSALAKVEVLKHHGDQWEVLSFPNSIRSIVCLNLPSFLGGQTPWTTANINKDQRRGLTSSFIDDGHLEIIGSKDDLLSQKKRWIRLDQVQEIRLKLIEDSDVVVNMTIDGVPWKRTPLDSLLEIEISYHCQVNVLLKQDHSAKSIHGSAQPWGSEINEDDDGNNRQYSHGHKTFGAASSFKMPEDDINC